From Brassica oleracea var. oleracea cultivar TO1000 unplaced genomic scaffold, BOL UnpScaffold01826, whole genome shotgun sequence, the proteins below share one genomic window:
- the LOC106321505 gene encoding glutathione S-transferase T3-like, which translates to MDFHPFTKSANFVDLLNSQQSVSSTQVPFLATEGIEDLHFAEASRNKERITWTPTDDVVLISSWLNTSKDAIIGNEQRSLAFWTRITAYYNASPKVAGCEKREASHCKNRWQKINDIVCKFCGAYEAATRQKTKLRNDQKWCALYTAKKDGSSKKRMCEDDSEMMEHSATDDGGTKRPQGVK; encoded by the exons ATGGACTTTCATCCATTTACCAAGTCTGCAAACTTTGTTGATTTACTTAACAGTCAACAAAGTGTTTCTTCAACGCAAGTTCCCTTCTTAGCTACTGAAGGCATCGAAGATTTACACTTTGCTGAAGCCAGTCGTAATAAAGAAAGAATAACCTGGACGCCTACAGACGATGTTGTTCTcatcagctcgtggttaaacacgagcaaagatgCAATAATAGGTAATGAGCAAAGGTCGCTTGCATTCTGGACAAGAATTACTGCGTACTACAATGCTAGTCCTAAGGTTGCTGGCTGTGAAAAGAGAGAGGCATCTCACTGCAAGAATCGTTGGCAGAAGATCAATGACATCGTTTGCAAGTTCTGCGGTGCATATGAAGCAGCTACCAGACAGAAAACGA AATTGCGTAATGACCAGAAGTGGTGCGCCTTGTATACTGCTAAAAAAGATGGAAGCTCCAAGAAGAGGATGTGTGAGGATGATTCTGAGATGATGGAGCATTCTGCTACTGATGATGGAGGAACAAAGCGTCCTCAAGGTGTTAAg